The segment caataacaataaaaaatttgtgggatgtttaatagttttagtaatttataattttaaaaacattcaatgcaaagtttaaaatcaaaatattaagttatcaataattgttcaaaatgtttatcaaaaaaattcaaagcaaatttgaaattaaaatacttatgtatttatatgatatataatttatttttttaaaatattaatatacatatatataatatttattaaataagacttCTTACTTCtgtaattttgtaatcatttgtatcttgttataacataaattttaaaccatagataataaaaatttcaacgtgagatttttaacaactttagtcatttatattcgttttttaaaattcaaaatatagcatatatgaaaaaatctaaatttttattatatagttaacgtggttgtttaatttattttaataagttaatatttttaaaaatgatagagaaagggtaattttatcaaatctttattattcaaaatcattaattgtcatatatactttagccacatcaGGTAATTccgttatttttatttaaggaaacaatgaaaaccatttatgattaatttatggttagtttaataaaaagtttattatatatttatatggaccaatatattttttaaaggattctaaaaatgattgtggtgatgacatgtgactacaaaaatatgttgtaatgattctcttttaatatataagatatttgtAACTTACAACCTTCCCTGTAGCTTTCTATAAATTTCCCAAGCAAAACACTTTCTTTCAAAGAATTATCTATACGATGGATCACTTAAATACAAACTTTACCGCATCCATGATCGAGGCTCTCATGAATTCTCCCTCTTCCGATTCCTGGCCGCCACTCTCTCCGGCGAATCCCAGCCCGGACAGTGCTCTCCAGAAGCGGTTACAAGCTGTGTTAAATGGAACACACGAAGCTTGGACCTACGTCATTTTCTGGACACCGTCGTACTACGACTTTTCCGGCGACTCGGTGCTCAAATGGGGAGACGGAATTTACAAAGGCGAAGAAGCTGATAAGActcggcggaggaggaggacggTGGCGGAGAATGAGCACCGCAGTACCATTTTGCGGGAGCTTAGCTCGATGATCTCCGACGAAGCTTTGCTAGTGATGGGGGACGAAGACGATCTGGAAGTTTCGGATCCATCGTGGTTTTATTTGACTTCGATGACGGTTAGCTTCGGTAGTGGGTCCGGGTTACCGGGTAAGGCGTTCGCTACATATAAACCAGTTTGGGTAACCGGGTCGGATCATATAATGGGGTCGGGTTGTGATCGTGCTAAAAAGGGTGGTGATTTAGGGTTGCAAACCATCGTATGTATTCCTTTGGATAACGGAGTGTTGGAGCTAGGATCCACCGCGGAGATCCAACAAACCCCGGATCTTTTTAATAAGATCCGAGTCGTTTTTAGTTTCGAAGGATCCAGAGATTTTTCGGGTGACCCGAATTCAAACTCCTTCCCGCTTTTCTCAACTCAGTTAGATAACGGTGGTGGTTCAAGTACCGTAACCTTTAGCCCGTATCCTGGTCCATTTTATCCACAAATCCTGAATACTTTATCTCAGGAAATAAATTTCAACACGTTAGAGGGAGATCACTCCGGCGAAATACATAGTACGAACCGGAATGCTTATCCCGGTCAGATACAAAACGATGACGGGCACATTGATGATTTCGTTCACTCTGACATAGAAGCTACCGTGGCGCCGGATAACAAACGGAAAAAGAAACGCGGGAGAAAACTTGCAAACGGTAGGAAAGAGCCGTTGAATCACGTACAAGCGGAGCGGTTGAGACGCGAGAAGCTAAACATGCAATTTTATGCGTTACGAGCGACTGTGCCAAACGTATCAAAGATGGACAAAGCATCGTTGCTAGGAGACGCGATTTGTTACATCAACGAGCTGAAATCGAGGGCGGAAAACGCGGAATCAAAGAAAAACGCGATTCAAATGGAGCTCAACAAACTTAGAGAGGAGATCGCTGGACGAAACGCGGTCTCCAGCGTCTGTAGGGGCGAGGGAAACGCATCGGAGAATGAAACGGCTAATATTGACGTGAAGATTCTTGGTTGCGATGCGATGGTTAGGTTGGAATCGAGCAAGAGAAATCATCCTGCAGCGAGACTGATGAATGCGTTTATGGATTTGGATGTTGAGTTGAATCATGCTAGCATTTCGGTGATTCATGATCTTATGATTCAACAAGCTACGGTGAAGATGGGATCGAGAATGTACACGCAAGACCAGCTTCGGGCCATGTTGGTCTCCAAAATTAATTAGGGATATGTTTTTGAGAATGTTGTGATTCTTCTCGTGAATTTACAAACCTAAACACTCAACATTGGTAAGAATATTTGTGGTTTTAAAGATCGAGTTTGGGTTTCCATATTTATCGGCGCCTCGGGGGTGGTGGTGCATCTTTTAAACTCCAAAATAGTATACCTCACGATCGGTACGTAAAGAGAAGATTGATTTGGTCTTACGTAACTTGAGGACACGTATAAGATTTAAAACACTAAAAACAACATTATTTCTTTTAACGTTGTTGCATGAATCTTAAAATGGTATCTCAACAACTCATTAAattattttagcaaaaaaacaactaattaaataagaaataatattataatatttttaggtATCGAAAACCATTCGAAATGGATTTTGCATCCACTTTTTTTTCATCCACATTACGTGGTCTCGTAACATATATAGACATGTCCATACTTTTCTAggaaaactataaattattgtaATTTACATTTGAGAAATTGATTGAAATATACTAATTTGCAtactattttcaaaaatacattaatatttggGTATATTGTTTAGTAATAATTATTTAGGGTTTTAATATTTAGGGGTGGATCTGATTTATAaacttctatatataaataatttttaaatatttatcaatgATTTAGGAGGgttaattttatctttttcataataaatttatggtatttatgaaaataattatcaTTTAAAGATAAATTTGAAAATCGGTAGTAAATAGAGATAAAGTTAGacttcttttaaattttagctATTTTGCATTTACTTTATGGATTTGAAAGATTTTTCCCACACGAATTTTTTGagtaaaatgttttatataattaagttgATCAAAAATTATTTCATTCTTTTGTTTTGGTGTATCATAAATACTTAAGCCATCAAAGCATCTGATGATATTTAGGTGAATTTATAAAGAatgaaatgattaaaaaaacataaaataggTGAACAAGAAGAGTCGAGACTTAAGAGGATCGTCCAAAGTGTTGGGAATCTGATCCTGCAAGCTGTCAACTAATGtcgttattattttataaaattattattttgtgaaACTTAAGTACTACTGATGGTGATTTTCTAACCTCCGGTTCCACCAATAATCAGTTCTCCCTGCTCAAAGTTGTCCTTCACACTGTTGATTGTATGTTCTGGAAAGGAACCTCTTTTGTCAATCAAACCTCGTGAAAGCTTTCAAACCATTGGATCCATTATAGAGTTTAGACGGAACTGATAACTCATAAGAGGttgataagttttttttacttcaaaaaaagaaaataattgttCACCGTCTGCCGTTGGTAAGTTTTTTTCGGCTCTAGTTCTTACGATGATAACGTATCCTCTTGGTTTTGTGTTGAGTTCGGTGCTTAGGCTTATTTTCATGGTTTGGAATGTTTGTTTCGCTTGTGCGGTTAGGATTGCATTACAATCGGTTTGTATTTGCGTTTGGAGAAGATAGGACGTAGAACTAGTGAACTATGTTTTGGTGTTTGGCTTTGTTCTAAGCCGGCACTGGAACAGGATCCTGGTAAAATGAGTACGTGTTTCCAGGGGAGGATCCATTTGGAAGGTGTCAACTGACACCACAAAAAGAGGATAAGTTTCATTGTGTGgaaaccgaaattcgcactgtcgatttccgtaaTCGAGAAAGTCAAGAAACATTAATTTTCCCTGAGGTCACGGATTTCTGCTAAGCCAAACATTAAGtgatcaaaatatgaaaaacagACAAAGCAAAATAAatcgaaaagaaaaaatgagAGCAACGTAAGGatgatcttatttcgaatccaTGTCTGAGCGTAGCGATCGTATAATATGTTCTAAAAGCCCCGGCTTCAAGAGCTGTCAGCAAGATCTACAGTTCTAACCACCTAAACTTCGAACCTAGTTGAGTCACAGCTCGCTAAcgaaatcaaaaatcaaaaattgcTTAAATTTCTCTAAGTTATAGGTTGATGTATAAAAGTTTTTGTCCCTTGCGCCTCTCACCTTGGCTCTCCATATATATGCCTCCAAGGTCGGTCGTTTTCCCTTTTCTGCCCCCGATTCGAATCTATCCCTTCGCAAACATATTCCTTATTCTCTCGATCTTCATGATTATCttagaaacttgacatttatcttattttttatttatcttctgTGAATGCCAGATAAACCGTCATTGTAATTTGGGCTCATTCTCATCTGAAATTGCAAATGGGCTTTCGCCGTAGATATTCTCGGGTTGTTTTTTTACTTGACATTTTTACGATTTCTTTCAGAGAAATCGTCTTTTTATACAATGTTGGTTCCCATTCCGTTGATCCCTAGAGACAATTCAAACTAATCTTATAGTCGAGATAACAatggtgttaagttaaccgttaTCGTTTATAcgatttattcaaaattttatgaaaaacaaGTCCTTGTTATTTTTGTCGTAAAATTTCAACAATAACTCCAATCGAGACGGAACAAGGATCCGTTTGGCAAAGACTCGACATAGAGTGCTATGAAGACAAGACGAACTGAAGAGTGGGATTTCGTCGACTCGTAGGGACGGGGAACGGTGTGGCCGCCCTTATGGGCGGCGAGAGGATGTGTGGCCGTCCGTATGGGAGTCGAGAGGATGTGTGGCCGCCCTTATGGGCGGTGAGACGAAGACGTGACCACCCTTATGGTCGGCGAGAGGAGGCATAGCCACCCTTATGGGCGGCGGAAACGAGCGTGGCCGCCCTTACGGCGGCCAGACAAGGCACGTTGGCTGTGCTAGTGGTTGGATGGAAGCATGGACGCCCGCTGGCGAGATGGACTGGAGACGATGAGAAGT is part of the Brassica rapa cultivar Chiifu-401-42 chromosome A09, CAAS_Brap_v3.01, whole genome shotgun sequence genome and harbors:
- the LOC103839572 gene encoding transcription factor bHLH28, giving the protein MDHLNTNFTASMIEALMNSPSSDSWPPLSPANPSPDSALQKRLQAVLNGTHEAWTYVIFWTPSYYDFSGDSVLKWGDGIYKGEEADKTRRRRRTVAENEHRSTILRELSSMISDEALLVMGDEDDLEVSDPSWFYLTSMTVSFGSGSGLPGKAFATYKPVWVTGSDHIMGSGCDRAKKGGDLGLQTIVCIPLDNGVLELGSTAEIQQTPDLFNKIRVVFSFEGSRDFSGDPNSNSFPLFSTQLDNGGGSSTVTFSPYPGPFYPQILNTLSQEINFNTLEGDHSGEIHSTNRNAYPGQIQNDDGHIDDFVHSDIEATVAPDNKRKKKRGRKLANGRKEPLNHVQAERLRREKLNMQFYALRATVPNVSKMDKASLLGDAICYINELKSRAENAESKKNAIQMELNKLREEIAGRNAVSSVCRGEGNASENETANIDVKILGCDAMVRLESSKRNHPAARLMNAFMDLDVELNHASISVIHDLMIQQATVKMGSRMYTQDQLRAMLVSKIN